The segment TCAAGTGACTGAAGAAAAGTCCTTTGCAAAGTCAATGAATGAGACAAATCATTCTCGGGTGACCGAATTTGTGTTGCTGGGTTTATCTAGTTCCCAGAAGCTCCAACCTTTCTTGTTTCTCATATTTTCAATGCTCTACCTAGCAATACTACTGGGAAACTTTCTCATCATCCTCACTGTAACCTCAGATCCCTGCCTTCATACCCCTATGTACTTTCTGCTTGCAAACCTCTCTCTTATAGATATATGTGTTGCCTCCTTTGCTACCCCCAAAATGATTGCAGACTTTCTGGTTGAACGCAAGACTATTTCTTTTGAAGCCTGCCTGGCCCAGATTTTCTTTGTTCATCTATTTGCTGGGGGTGAGATGGTCCTCCTTGTATCCATGGCTTATGACCGTTACATTGCTATATGCAAACCTCTCCACTACACGACAATCATGAGCTGGCGTGTGTGTATTACTCTGGTCCTCATTCCATGGTGTGTGGGTTTCATCCATACCACTAGCCAGCTGGCATTTACTGTTAACTTGCCTTTTTGTGGGCCTAATCAAGTGGATAGTTTTTTCTGTGACCTCCCTTTAGTGACCAAACTGGCCTGCACAGACACTTATGTTATCAGTTTACTAATAGTTGCAGACAGTGGCCTTCTTTCTTTGAGTTCCTTCCTCCTGTTGGTTGTCTCTTACTCTGTGATACTCATCACAGTTAGGAGCCACTCCTCTGCTAGCACAGCCAAGGCCCGCTCCACACTGACTGCTCATATCACTGTGGTCATATTATTCTTTGGACCATGCATCTTCATCTATGTGTGGCCCTTCAGTGGTTATTCAGTTGACAAAGTCCTTGCAGTGTTCTACACCATCTTTACTTCCATTTTAAACCCTGTTATCTATACTCtaaggaataaagaaatgaaggcaGCTATGTCAAAACTGAAGAGTCGCTATCTGAAGTCTGGCCAGGTTTCTGCAGTCATAAGAAACGTTCTTTTCCTAGAAACAAAGTAAACTTATAGAACTGTTATTACCACTGTAGCCTGTGGCTAGACATT is part of the Bos indicus x Bos taurus breed Angus x Brahman F1 hybrid chromosome 10, Bos_hybrid_MaternalHap_v2.0, whole genome shotgun sequence genome and harbors:
- the LOC113899445 gene encoding olfactory receptor 4K15-like translates to MNETNHSRVTEFVLLGLSSSQKLQPFLFLIFSMLYLAILLGNFLIILTVTSDPCLHTPMYFLLANLSLIDICVASFATPKMIADFLVERKTISFEACLAQIFFVHLFAGGEMVLLVSMAYDRYIAICKPLHYTTIMSWRVCITLVLIPWCVGFIHTTSQLAFTVNLPFCGPNQVDSFFCDLPLVTKLACTDTYVISLLIVADSGLLSLSSFLLLVVSYSVILITVRSHSSASTAKARSTLTAHITVVILFFGPCIFIYVWPFSGYSVDKVLAVFYTIFTSILNPVIYTLRNKEMKAAMSKLKSRYLKSGQVSAVIRNVLFLETK